Within the Medicago truncatula cultivar Jemalong A17 chromosome 4, MtrunA17r5.0-ANR, whole genome shotgun sequence genome, the region tggaaagactgtgttagaaaaccaacaaacagaaaccatccctgagcaaactgttcctgagcaaactgttcctgaacaaactgttcctgaacaaactgttcctgaacaaactgttcctgaacaagatgcttctgaacaagttgctcttGACCagcaaacaacttctgaccaacatatagcctctgaccaaacaacagaaccagaacaacaaccagagccaccaataatagacttaacctctgaccaaccttccacatcaaatacaactcaatctgaaccttcaaccatccctgacAGTATCCTTGAgactgagtatatagaggaacagctgatcagacttagtgatgagattcaggcactgattcttcgcagaacagttcctgtacctcttattcactattatgatcagtggatggatctggaGAAGAGCTTTGTTGATCTGATGAGTCAGCTCAGAAcaaaatgtgtgtcatctcactctgctatgttGAAGAAGctattggatgatatgcatgaagcagctaaggagaaagagctgaattttgtgcctctgctggacatctcTCCttactatccagaagaagagtacatcacaagggctgcaagaattcatgctgggcataaaaggaaattaagggaaaaggatgagctacttcagaagaaagatgatcagatcaagtatctcttagaacagttgtataagcaagcccaaccttagttgcacacccaacactagcttgttttttacttttgttcttagtagctttgtctttgtatcttaacctttctttatatatattatcattgtttctggatcttgtgctttttcaccttcaatatgttttgctctgaaatactatttttttaaggtttatatgtttatatgctctgctactctttcttttgtttttattctttttgttgatgacaaaagggggagtaaatgtatagtatttttaaggcactgagccccactataaccacttctaattttttttaaatacttctgatctgatttttatgagtattttattgaaatttaattaataagaatagaactcagggggagcttacaaacctcaccttaaagatctattagactcagggggagcttacaaacctctatcccagtggtcaacttattaattagatcaacaacaattgaacattttaaatactattgtttgtcatcatcaaaaagggggagattgttggaacaaaatgtgtttcacaatgaaccttattaagttttgatgataacaaggtattaaaaattgtcaattggttattactaataattgttcaagtgtacaggaccaaaggctactcaagttatttcaataggtcttggaagaacaatggaatgtaaaagaaattctgagcatctgaagaaaactgctcctgaagctgaagtgcttctgaagtaatgacgtcatcagaagcagaaggtcttcagaagcaaaagttttcatcagaagcaatatcttcaccagaagctacgtttgatcctttaatcaaactgaagattcaaagtagctgattctcaattcagtcttatccaagaagaacgaagaattgaaagggaggtatcaacggatatatggatagcactgagcacttgtctctcgttaatagagttgacaaagtacaagtgtacaaccactacctccactactctgttttctgtctacgctacaagacaaaacaacagccatgcttgcagaatttgtacactcaagatgggaatgaatttgaagcttattcttcaaaggactacacccaaatcaggcaaaggatcactggtggataatcaaaggatttcaaacgactctttagacgtgctgattatctcaacgtctctttcacgcctctatataaaggagtgaagacttgaagattaaatagagagatacataagttcaaaagcgccaaaactctgtcaatttgattctacaaagcacactgaatttctgcactgatttgatacatcttagaaattcaaagtctagagtcttttctgtattgtattgtgaacaccactgattgtatatcaagtgttcaattcaaactcaattctctgtatttttgtttgattagaagtctcttgcctgcgtgcttgagcattagaagtctcttgcttagtgcttaagcattggaagactcttgcgtgtgtgcttgagcatttttgtgaagtctcatacttagaaagtattgagcagttgtaatctttgtgattatagtgaaatctccttggaagtgcaagggggactggactacttccgtgttgtggaaggaaccaggataactgcttgtgtctttgtctttcttttctctgctctgttcttttccgctgcaatctgactctgatcatttcatcagaagcaatcaaactgcttctgaagttttatcagaagaagtattttttaagagaaaaagaaaacacaattcaacccccccccccttcttgtgtttttcaccttcatctagttgtatgtagatatacacaagtggagttagTTGCATAAGCACAAAAGCGGGATGACTccggccctggaacgccttgttgttcaaagcggtggaacactttgttgttcaaagcggtgtttagcgttgaggacttatgtcctgaaaaagaatgctttaaccattcgattagcggtgagggcttcggccctgaatatggtaccacatgcattgtagaggagtcttagtggagttgtggAGTATTGCATGAGTCGATGTTGGTTTTAATTGCCATTTGTTGTTGCTGTggttaatgatgatatttatatatgttgatgaattattattatgatagggtgttagattcaattgatgcattcattatcgatatttattgttgtgaatctcaccccttctgcttgaaaatgttgcccttcctatgggtaacttgcaggtgatcctgagtagtaggtggtggctcaaagtatctagggctctgatacgtgggatgggattttaatgTTAccttcattcctatgtatcaattttttaatattgctgatgtagccctatatatgattgttgaatttatgttgataaggcttttatgccaagatttaattatggagatttaaatagttgttgttgttgttttgatgcaaattttccgctgcaaaattaatgatgattttgaaggatgtttattaaatagattttatattctatttaagaaattttgaaaatgtagtgtgacatgcccgtttaggaattactctgatgcatgtttatttattattaaattgattttgggtaacggggtgttacaatatttatgatgaggccttcatGCCAAAGACTGCTGTAGTTGATGAATAAATTTCGCTACGAAGTATTGATTATTATGTTGAATgaatttttgaaggataattatgtaattattccacttatgatttttagaaaagaagtttgacattccgtttatgttatttactctaattattattatgaaatgtttatgttgggaaaacggggtgttacaattggtatcaaagCAAGTTGGTTTGTCCGatcaagtagttgagtcgtgtattgttgagtaacagttgtatactgtcttatgttgtttcgattgttgtttgttgtgtatAGAACtaagaatggctggaagaaacgacgtTGCGATTGCTACTGCATTGGAAGTTGTGACTCAAGATGTGGGGCATCAGCCTAATGCTAACGCGGGTGCTAATGCTGaagtgaggatgttggagacttttctgaggaatcatcctcctaccttcaaaggaagatatgaccctgatggagctcagacgtGGCTCGAAGAGATTGAGAGAGTGTTTCGTGTGATGCAATGCACTGAGGTtcagaaggtgcgttttggtACGCATAtcctagccgaggaagctgatgattggtgggtgagTCTTCTACCTACCCTAGAGCAAGATAGCGCGGTTGTTACTTGGGCAgtgtttaggagagagttcctagacagatactttccggaagatgttcgcgggaagaaagagattgagttccttgagctgaagcaaggaaatatgtgaGTGACTGaatatgctgccaagtttgtggaatTGGCTAAGTTTTATCCGCACTACACTGCTGAGATTGCTGAGTTTTCCAAatgtatcaaatttgagaatggcTTGCGTGCTGAGATCAAGCGGGCAATTGGTTACCAAAAGATCCGTACTTTTTCTGAGTTGGTGAGCAGCTGCAGAATCTATGTGGAAGATACGAAGGATCATTATAAGATTGTGAATGAGAGGAAAAGCAAAGGTCAGCCGAGTCGTCcaaagccttacagtgctcctgctgataaGGGAAAACAAAGAGTTAATGACGAGAGGAGGCCTAGAAAGAAAGATGCTCCTGTTGAGATTATGTGCTATActtgtggcgagaaaggccataAGAGTAATGCTTGTCCTGGGGATGTGAAACGGTGCTTTCGTTGTGGTAAGAAGGGACATACACTTGTTGAGTGTAAACATGATGAtgttgtgtgctttaattgcaatgaaGAAGGTCATATTGGTTCGCAATGCAAGAAGCCTGAGAAAGCGCCGACT harbors:
- the LOC120579928 gene encoding uncharacterized protein gives rise to the protein MAGRNDAANAAALEAVAQAVQQQPHAGAASELEQETIQHGVTLLSQALKNKQASGATSSDPSTKAPEAPQSEPLSSELRMAGRNDVAIATALEVVTQDVGHQPNANAGANAEFYPHYTAEIAEFSKCIKFENGLRAEIKRAIGYQKIRTFSELVSSCRIYVEDTKDHYKIVNERKSKGQPSRPKPYSAPADKGKQRVNDERRPRKKDAPVEIMCYTCGEKGHKSNACPGDVKRCFRCGKKGHTLVECKHDDVVCFNCNEEGHIGSQCKKPEKAPTTGRVFALTGT